AATTTAATACAAATTCAGACAAGACCCTTTCAACAGGCTGCAAGCTTAAAGCACAGCTCTGTTAAATTTTATCGGTTATTACCCATTCGTGGCATTTTGCCCTAAAAATCGTTTTGAATAGAAAAGTTCCTTCGTCATGAACCCCTCTTTGAATAGAAAAGTTCCTTCGTCATAAACCCCTGTTTCACCAATCTCTTTTTATAGGCCATTTATGAAAGCCGTTTTTAAACTAAAAGAAAAGAAAATGCCAAAAAGATAAAAAATTCACTCGGGACATTTTTACTGATCCGTTAAAGGACATTTTGACTGATCTACGACATAGACTTCACGGTGAGGAGTAAAATTTAAAATGCCATAATTGAATTTCTTCTTTTTTCAATACATCGTTCCACCATGAGTAGGGATTTTTTTTTGCCAATCGTTTGCGGGCAGTGGTTATTTTTGTAATTAAATTAAAATTGTATTGTTGAGCCAGCTTTGCAATGGGATTATGACCGGTTAAACCCAACAATTCCCCCAAATTCGAAAATAAAATCACTAAATCTCCACCTGCCTTTAATTTCGTGGGCACAGTGCTGAAAATTTGTTCAAGATAATTTTCGCTATGATAAGAACCTTCGTCTAATAACGAATTAGGCTCGATGCGTAGCCAAGGTGGATTAATCACAATAAGATCCGCAGCAGTTTCAATATCCAAATCCAAGGCGTTGGTTAATTTAGGAATAATTTTATTTTTTAAATCTAATCGTTCAATTTCATCTTCAAGCCCTTGAATAGCAAAGGGATTAATATCTGTTGCATAAATCTTAGCCAGGCCATGTTGTTGCAAAATAAAACCTAACACCCCGCACCCGCAGCCGGCATCAAGCGCGATCTTGCCTTTAAAATTACCTTTACCTAAAAATTGATCCAATAATTCGAGGTGTTCAATCCGAGTTGGAAAATAAACATTATAATAAGGGTGCAGTTTAAAAGGTAGCATGGGGTACTGAATGCCCCGTTGATACCATTGCCAAGAACCATTCAACCCCAAAACCTGTTTAATCGGTAGAAAAAATAATTCTTTTTGAGGATAAAATTTTTCTAACCAACCAATGGTGGGGGCCTTTTTTAATTTGATCTTATGATTCTCAATGGGGATGAGCAAATGAGATAAAAATTCCACCCAAAATTTTTTAAACTTACGCTCACTCGTATAATCATCGACTTTATATTGAGTTAACGCTTTTCGTTTAAGCCAGGAGTGAATCGTTAAGGCCGTCGGCCAAGTGTCTTCAATGCTTAAGTCTTGGCCTTTTTCCAACCACTCCCAAATTTTAGGGTAGGGGGTATTACCGTTAATATTTTTATAAGCAAGTTTTGATCTCATTTGACAGACTCATTTAAAAAAACAGATCATACGTACGTTTTAGTATTGACGTACGTACGATTATGGGATATTAATGCATTATGGTTCTTACTACCTCAAAATTAAGAGAAAATATCTATCGCTTTTTAGATCAAGTGTTGAAAACAGGCCAACCTCTTGAAATTGAGCGCAAAGGAAGGCGTTTAAAAATAGTCCCTGTTAAACCCGCTGGTAAACTTAATAATCTGCCATCCCGTTCAATTGTTTCGGGAAGTCCTGAAAGTATTGTTCATATCGATTGGTCGAAAGAATGGAAGCCAAAAATAAAGTAATCTACCTGGATACACATGTATTAATTTGGCTTTATGAAGGCAAGATTGATCTTATCCCTAAACCTGCCCAACTTAAAATTGAAGAAAGTGAAATATTTATTTCCCCCATGGTTGAGTTAGAACTCCAATATCTTTTTGAAATAGGGAAGATCAAAGAACAGGCGAAAAATATCATTATAGATTTGCAAGCTAGAATAGGCATCGATTATTGCAAACAACCTTTCCCCCAAATTATTATTCAAGCTTTATTAGAAGATTGGACGCGAGATCCTTTTGATCGAATCATTGTTAGCCAAGCCAAACTAAGCAACGCATTACTATTGTCTAAAGATAAGCTGATTTTAAAAAATTACAAACAAGCCTTCTGGAACTAAGGGCCTGTAGCCTGTGTGGAACATGTGGGGATTGAACCCGCGAAGCAGGCAAACACCAGCCAGTGGCTGGTGGCAAACTGCGAAGCGTATAAGGGAAATTATCCGAGCTAGCTGTAGGTTCGCAGAAAACTAGGGGCTTGTGTGGGACATGTAGGGATCGAACCTACGACCCGCTGATTAAGAGTCAGCTGCTCTACCAACTGAGCTAATGTCCCTGATAAACTCTACTTTACAACTGCCCGCCGGAGGCGGGTCCGCCTCTGGCGGAAGCTAATGTCCCTGATTGCGCAAGGAGACATATTGAGATAAGGCTATAAAGTCAAGTTGCCAAAAAACCATCTAAATTAACCAAGAGGTGCTTTGTGGAACAATTAGCCCGATTTCATTTTCAAACGGTTCATTTCCCGATTGCCTTAAGTTTTACGGCCTTATTTTTGATCGTCGTTGGCTTGTTAAGTAAAAAAGAAAAATTTTTTATTTCAGGGAGAATTATTCTTTACCTAGCCACGTTAGGTGCGCTGGTAGCCATGACCACTGGTCTTATGGCCGAAGAATATTTACCGCACTCGCATGCTGGGGAGATCCGTGCGATTATGGAATGGCATGAAACCTTGGGGATCACAATTGTGGTGAGCTTGGTAGTTATTTCGCTACTTGCTTTTTTAGAAAGTCGCAAACCTTCACAAACTATAAAAACATTTATTAGTATTTTGCTCATTGTTTTAGTGGGTGCGGTAGGTTTTACGGGTTATTTAGGTGGGCGTTTGGGCCACGAATTTGGCGTTGGCATTAAAAAGGAACAACCTGCGCAACAACCTATTGAACAACCCGTCGATAAACATGAAGGTCACGAGCATCATGATCATTCCCATTAATCTTTTTCCTGCGCCCAATTTTCCAGCCATTCTAGTTCTTCTTGATTTTCTCTTTTGATCGTCTTGGTGTGCCAGTGATCCACGGGTAATAAGGGGGTAGGTTGGTCTTTCAATAAGAAATCTAAATGTTCTTCGGCGCGAGTGATGGCAACATAAAGCAGATTGCGGTCAAGCCGTGAGTTGCCACGATAGTGTTCATCGGATGGATTGGTAATAAGCACATTACGAAACTCTAAGCCCTTAACATGCTCAATCGAGGTTACCGTGATCCCAGGTTCAAAGGAAAAGCTATGTTCTTCACCGAGGCGCAGGCCTGAGGTCCCCAAGTTTTGTAGATTTTGAAAAACATTACGAGCATCTTTAGGCGTGCGGCATAAAATAGCACTATGGCTGTGGGGATAATGCTGCTTCATGTCGACAATCCAATCTTGAATAGCAAAAATATAATCTTGTTCAGATTCAAGTTGGATAAATTCGGGTTCAGGGCCTACAAATACACCCTGACTTGCCTCTTCGGGTAATTGGCCATCGTGTCGCACATGCTGTGCCAGTTCTAAAATTTGTTTAGTGGAACGAAAACTCAAACGAAGTTCTACCAAATGCTTGTGGTTGAGTTTCAAGGTGTCAACCACCTCTTTGAAACTATGCAACTTGCCACCTTCAATAATTTGTTGGCCAAAATCTCCCACCAGGGTGAGGCAATGGTTCGATGCTACGGCTTGAGTGAGCACTTGCAAGGCCTGTGGACTTAAATCTTGAATTTCATCAACCACCAAATGATCAGCGGTTACCCCTAGCTTGCCTTGTTCATAGGCTGTCCACAGCGTTTGAGTTAATTCTTGTTGAGAGTGCAGATGGTTGGGCAGAGAAATCCTGGCCTCACGTAATCGCTCATGAACCCATTCGCTGTAGGTTAAAACCTTAACGTCTTTTAAGCCTAATTCAGGTAGACATTCTTTGATATAAAGTTTGAGAATTTGGTTAAACACCAACACAAAACAACGGTTAGCTTTGGCTCGGCTATTTTTATGATGTAAGAGCCAAGCCAGACGATGCAGTGCCACCGTGGTTTTGCCGCTACCTGCAATCCCCTCAATCAATAGGGGTTTGTCAACTTCGCTGGTGATCATGGCATATTGATCGGCCGTGATGAGGGAGAGAATAGGGGGTAAATAATGGGGTTGTCCCTGGCCGCGGCTACGGATGCGGCTCCCCTGGCTATCCACCTGATAGGGGTGATACTTCCATTCGCCATTTTGTTTAATGATTTGCCCTTGCGGGCATTCGACAAGATAAAGCTCGCGGCCTTTGCCTTTAAAACCACGCCGCACGACGATTTGGCCTTCTCGGTAGAGGCCAGCAATTTCGTCGCTATAATCATCACCCTCATTATATTCGTAATACAGTTTTGCAATGGGGGCCTCACGCCAATCGATAATGCGTTTTTTTGGAAAACTCGCCATTCCTAAATAAAAAGAAAATCGTTTGCCATTTTCTTCGCATTCTAACCTAGCAAAATAGGGTTGTTCCAATAACAATTCGAGTTTATTTAGTTGGCCTTCCCGCAAGCGGGATAAACCGTGAGCCACCGCTTCATCACTAATAATCTGTAGTTGATCTTCTTCGCGCCGCGTATTGACTAACTCTTGCGTTAGTCTTTTGGCCTCTTTAAAGTCTTCATCGGCATAGCGCGTGGTGAGCTTGGCTGCCTGGACGATGCTGTCATAGGCGTCTTGCCAGCGTTGTTCTTCTTCTTGTGCAATTTTTAAATAATTTTCCATGGCTTCTTAATTAAACCCGAACATTGGGCTTTACCGGAAACCCCGTCGATTGAAAAGATCAAAAATGACCTTTCGAAATCCAGGCCTCGAATTGTTTTGCTAGGCTTGAATTCCCCGACTTATTATCGGCAATCAGCTCTGCGCCATGAACTAGTTTGATTTGACAATTTAAAGACCCACGCCAGTTGGGAGTAGGTTGTTTTTCAATGAGTTGGATGCGTTTTTGAGATTGTTGTAAGCGTTTTTCTAGAGGTAAAATAGTATTTTCAATGAGTGCCGTGGCCGAAATGGGTTTGCCAGTCAGGCTTTGAATAATTTCTTTAAAAGTTTGGCTATTGCCGGGGTTCCAATAATACTTCATGAGTAAGGGAGCGACGTTAGGGTTGTCGGCGATCGTTTCAAATTTATCAAAAAAGAATTTGCGAGTTTGAGCAACACCAAACATGGCAAAAAGATAACCGTGGTAGGTGGCCGAAGAATCAAAGCTTAATAAATGAGGGATGGTTAAAAGCGGTCGGGCACTAGCCATGCCAAAAATTTTTCGTTCAATATCTCGGCCTAAGGTTTTAAGATTGTTAGGTGTTAAATCAGCGGGCGGCATTTCATAAACACATTTTTCAAATTCCGAGACCACTAAAAGCGAAAGCACTCCATTAGGAAGCAGGGGGTGATTGAGCCGAATTGATTTTTCAATAAGCCCAATGGGGATAGATTGGCCTTGTTGGTTTTTCGAATAACGTACTTGCCAATGGCCATCACTCACCAATGCATCCATGAACATCGATTGCGTTTCTGCTAAGGCCATCGAAGTTGGCGGATATTCTTGGCTGAACACAGGGGAGGGCATTTTAATATTGCTAAAGTGGGCTGCGTGTCCCCCTTCATGAAAAAGCGTATTGATGGCGCGAAACCCACTGCCTATTTGGTTGGGTTTGGCGTTGGCGGTGAAGTTGATTCTAGCCGGGTGCCATTTTTCTTTTTGAAAATAAGAGGGTTCAGGCCCGTGCATAAATCCATTTTCGTATTTTCCTTTACGATCTAATAAATCAAGGGTGAGGGTGGCACCTTGATAATCAACTCCTAATGCCTCAAAAGATTGAACCCAAACTTCAATGGCTCGGGCAAAAGGAAAATAAGGATCAATTTCGTGACTTAAATCGCCTGTGGTTTGATAGCGAAAGTTCCAGGGGTATAAAATCCCCTTACCAAATTTATCCACGATGCCCTGTAAACTCTTCTGCCATATTGGCCACACGCCTTCATAAACTTCTTTGATGAGTTTAAAGGTTTCTTGTTTGCTCATGTCTTCGGCGTATTGGCATTTGTATTCCATGAAATCAGCATAGCCCAAGCTTTGAGCAAAACGATTGCGTAGGCTGATCAATTCAAGATAACCCGATTTTAAAACGAAATCTTCGATTGCTAACAATCCTTCATAGGCGGCTTTCCGTAAGACCTCATCCTTTTCAGTTCCCACCATCATGGCCAATACGTTGCTAGAGGCCTCTTTAAACTCTCCTGATTTTGGATCGTGGTAACCTGAAACTAAATTACGTTTTTCAGTTTGAATCTTTGTTTCAAAGTCAATAATTTCATGAAGGAGCTTACGAGCTGTTTCAGATTCGAGAACATTTTTTTCAAAAAATCTTAACCATCCCTTTATAATAAGGGTTTCGGGATTTTGCGAAGGGGTTTGTTGTGCAATCGAGCGGGCTTCTAGCAAAAAGGCGCTGTTGGTTTTAAACTCTTGCAGGGCTTTTTCAGCAGCGACCAATTCTGATTGTTGATCGGTGATCCCCATGTAGGTGTTCCAAAAATAGTCCTCCCGCTTACGGTGTAACTCCAGGAATTCATTTTCAATTTTTTTAATAAACGTATTTTCTAAATTCATAACTGAGCATCATAACATATTCACCCTAAAGTGCATCCACTTTTGCAGCGCAGATAAAATCGTTTTC
The genomic region above belongs to Deltaproteobacteria bacterium and contains:
- a CDS encoding DUF2231 domain-containing protein produces the protein MEQLARFHFQTVHFPIALSFTALFLIVVGLLSKKEKFFISGRIILYLATLGALVAMTTGLMAEEYLPHSHAGEIRAIMEWHETLGITIVVSLVVISLLAFLESRKPSQTIKTFISILLIVLVGAVGFTGYLGGRLGHEFGVGIKKEQPAQQPIEQPVDKHEGHEHHDHSH
- a CDS encoding type II toxin-antitoxin system Phd/YefM family antitoxin is translated as MVLTTSKLRENIYRFLDQVLKTGQPLEIERKGRRLKIVPVKPAGKLNNLPSRSIVSGSPESIVHIDWSKEWKPKIK
- a CDS encoding PIN domain-containing protein, which produces MEAKNKVIYLDTHVLIWLYEGKIDLIPKPAQLKIEESEIFISPMVELELQYLFEIGKIKEQAKNIIIDLQARIGIDYCKQPFPQIIIQALLEDWTRDPFDRIIVSQAKLSNALLLSKDKLILKNYKQAFWN
- a CDS encoding AAA family ATPase — encoded protein: MENYLKIAQEEEQRWQDAYDSIVQAAKLTTRYADEDFKEAKRLTQELVNTRREEDQLQIISDEAVAHGLSRLREGQLNKLELLLEQPYFARLECEENGKRFSFYLGMASFPKKRIIDWREAPIAKLYYEYNEGDDYSDEIAGLYREGQIVVRRGFKGKGRELYLVECPQGQIIKQNGEWKYHPYQVDSQGSRIRSRGQGQPHYLPPILSLITADQYAMITSEVDKPLLIEGIAGSGKTTVALHRLAWLLHHKNSRAKANRCFVLVFNQILKLYIKECLPELGLKDVKVLTYSEWVHERLREARISLPNHLHSQQELTQTLWTAYEQGKLGVTADHLVVDEIQDLSPQALQVLTQAVASNHCLTLVGDFGQQIIEGGKLHSFKEVVDTLKLNHKHLVELRLSFRSTKQILELAQHVRHDGQLPEEASQGVFVGPEPEFIQLESEQDYIFAIQDWIVDMKQHYPHSHSAILCRTPKDARNVFQNLQNLGTSGLRLGEEHSFSFEPGITVTSIEHVKGLEFRNVLITNPSDEHYRGNSRLDRNLLYVAITRAEEHLDFLLKDQPTPLLPVDHWHTKTIKRENQEELEWLENWAQEKD
- a CDS encoding M2 family metallopeptidase — encoded protein: MNLENTFIKKIENEFLELHRKREDYFWNTYMGITDQQSELVAAEKALQEFKTNSAFLLEARSIAQQTPSQNPETLIIKGWLRFFEKNVLESETARKLLHEIIDFETKIQTEKRNLVSGYHDPKSGEFKEASSNVLAMMVGTEKDEVLRKAAYEGLLAIEDFVLKSGYLELISLRNRFAQSLGYADFMEYKCQYAEDMSKQETFKLIKEVYEGVWPIWQKSLQGIVDKFGKGILYPWNFRYQTTGDLSHEIDPYFPFARAIEVWVQSFEALGVDYQGATLTLDLLDRKGKYENGFMHGPEPSYFQKEKWHPARINFTANAKPNQIGSGFRAINTLFHEGGHAAHFSNIKMPSPVFSQEYPPTSMALAETQSMFMDALVSDGHWQVRYSKNQQGQSIPIGLIEKSIRLNHPLLPNGVLSLLVVSEFEKCVYEMPPADLTPNNLKTLGRDIERKIFGMASARPLLTIPHLLSFDSSATYHGYLFAMFGVAQTRKFFFDKFETIADNPNVAPLLMKYYWNPGNSQTFKEIIQSLTGKPISATALIENTILPLEKRLQQSQKRIQLIEKQPTPNWRGSLNCQIKLVHGAELIADNKSGNSSLAKQFEAWISKGHF
- a CDS encoding methyltransferase, whose protein sequence is MRSKLAYKNINGNTPYPKIWEWLEKGQDLSIEDTWPTALTIHSWLKRKALTQYKVDDYTSERKFKKFWVEFLSHLLIPIENHKIKLKKAPTIGWLEKFYPQKELFFLPIKQVLGLNGSWQWYQRGIQYPMLPFKLHPYYNVYFPTRIEHLELLDQFLGKGNFKGKIALDAGCGCGVLGFILQQHGLAKIYATDINPFAIQGLEDEIERLDLKNKIIPKLTNALDLDIETAADLIVINPPWLRIEPNSLLDEGSYHSENYLEQIFSTVPTKLKAGGDLVILFSNLGELLGLTGHNPIAKLAQQYNFNLITKITTARKRLAKKNPYSWWNDVLKKEEIQLWHFKFYSSP